The proteins below are encoded in one region of Syntrophotalea carbinolica DSM 2380:
- a CDS encoding type I restriction endonuclease subunit R, EcoR124 family — protein MTKPASEDSLYGLPRKTVEDIRKIFARFPEIDRAVLYGSRAKGTPRPGSDIDLTLHLTDGKTLKFLHKVSSALEDLGLPWGVDLSLIDYIENESLLDHIERVGVEFYSAAAYRAEQAQLRKRKTYETEGIQSEAQLEENLIKRLQGLGWERVSINNADALRTNLKRQLEIHNEKELKGQTLSEAEFTRVLSHLDKGNVFQRAKTLRDRFLLHRDDGSTCYLQFLNVEHWCRNQYQVTRQVSQNGRYLNRYDVTLLINGLPLAQIELKRRGIELKEAFNQINRYQRHSFWAENGLFNYVQLFVISNGKNTKYYANNRKQEFKQTFYWARENNQPVTQLDQFADLFLEKCHLSKMICKYIVLHESHKLLMVLRPYQYYAVEAIVERVKNGRKNGYIWHTTGSGKTLTSFKAAQILTHLPKVYKVVFVVDRADLDYQTTEEFNFFSPGSVDGTDNTRTLVKQMAGDNSLIVTTIQKLNTAIKKPRHEKAMEALRDKRVVFIFDECHRSQFGDTHKNIVNYFTKAQLFGFTGTPIFAENATFNKHGKRTTKSLFEKCLHKYVITDAIRDENVLKFSVEYWGKLKRRDGTLIDEQVASIDKKAFFENEARLTGVVDWIIAHHNRKTHNRRFSAIMCAGNVATLTRYYDIFKRKKQAGEHDLRVVSVFTFDPNEEDQDANGLIGEPDFDIRVDAPESRHSREKLEEYVADYNALYRTQHSVRDSKAFYTYYKDIAKRFKEREKESFKDKDRADILLVVNMFLTGFDAKKINTLYVDKNLKYHGLIQAYSRTNRILGELKSQGNIVCFRNLKENTDEAIRLFCDTEASEDVLMEPYEVYMERFNQGVRHLLEIAATPDAVNGLFTEEEQLAYVKAFRQLIVTLNKLKPFNDFSWSDLELTEQRFEDYKSKYLDIYDRTHAWQEGASIIEEIDFQLELIRRDEVNVGYIVKLLSDIQYRKQQTGSAQPGADSVRTVLEMLGREAQLRSKRELIERFIAEYMPQLTADQDLEEMFTGYWNREKRVAVNDLCRRERLDKEAVYRMMDEYHFSGKDPLRETVFSALEYKPKLMERKKVYSRVLGEMQGIIQRFDEGTGSLEVHEESAAYNSRPIHEVAHRIGDKELFFSDEINSNRNVTELVRFGLTVDRPYRERLESLSAYPLAGELLARGIVSDTILTEYFGLTAEFETVLKAYDFHFSEAENFRDGSVFWSLTEAREGSTVLEFALNAYGYTLVIGGPVLAFLALYGSASAGLETLQEHIRQRFGKSGEQNEPSVIINKDLEAEFRKIKEERNRSVQKTNKH, from the coding sequence ATGACGAAGCCTGCCTCCGAAGACAGCCTTTACGGCCTGCCGCGCAAAACGGTTGAGGATATCCGGAAAATCTTTGCCCGCTTTCCGGAAATCGACCGGGCCGTGCTCTACGGTTCGCGCGCCAAGGGGACGCCTCGCCCCGGCTCCGATATCGACCTCACCCTCCATCTCACCGACGGAAAAACGCTGAAGTTTCTGCACAAGGTCTCCAGTGCCCTTGAGGACCTGGGGTTGCCCTGGGGGGTTGATCTTTCCCTGATCGACTACATCGAAAACGAGAGCCTTCTCGACCATATCGAGCGGGTCGGCGTCGAGTTCTACAGCGCGGCCGCCTACCGCGCCGAACAGGCGCAACTGCGCAAGCGCAAGACATACGAAACCGAGGGCATTCAATCCGAAGCCCAACTCGAAGAGAACCTGATCAAACGGCTGCAGGGCCTCGGGTGGGAGCGTGTATCCATCAACAACGCCGATGCGTTGCGAACCAATCTCAAAAGGCAGCTCGAGATTCACAACGAGAAGGAACTCAAAGGACAGACGCTGAGCGAGGCGGAATTTACGCGGGTGCTCAGCCATCTCGACAAGGGGAACGTCTTCCAACGTGCCAAGACCCTGCGCGATCGCTTTTTGCTGCACCGCGACGACGGTTCAACCTGTTACCTGCAGTTTCTGAACGTGGAACACTGGTGCCGCAACCAGTACCAGGTCACCCGTCAGGTCAGCCAGAACGGCAGGTATCTGAATCGTTACGACGTGACCCTGCTGATCAACGGCCTGCCGCTAGCGCAGATCGAACTGAAACGGCGCGGCATCGAGCTGAAGGAAGCCTTCAACCAGATCAACCGTTACCAGCGCCATTCCTTCTGGGCGGAAAACGGCCTGTTCAACTATGTGCAGCTGTTCGTCATCTCCAACGGCAAGAACACCAAGTACTACGCCAATAACCGCAAGCAGGAATTCAAGCAGACCTTCTATTGGGCCAGGGAAAACAACCAGCCGGTGACCCAGCTCGACCAATTTGCCGATTTGTTCCTGGAAAAGTGCCATCTCTCCAAGATGATCTGCAAATACATCGTTTTGCACGAATCGCACAAGCTGCTGATGGTGTTGCGGCCCTATCAGTATTACGCGGTCGAGGCGATCGTCGAGCGGGTGAAAAACGGGCGCAAAAACGGCTATATCTGGCACACCACCGGCTCCGGGAAGACGCTGACCAGCTTCAAGGCGGCGCAGATCCTGACGCATCTGCCCAAGGTGTATAAGGTGGTTTTTGTGGTCGACCGCGCCGATCTCGATTACCAGACCACCGAGGAGTTCAATTTTTTCAGTCCGGGCAGTGTCGATGGGACGGACAATACCAGAACCCTGGTGAAACAGATGGCGGGCGATAACTCGCTGATCGTCACCACCATTCAGAAGCTGAACACCGCCATCAAGAAGCCGAGGCATGAAAAGGCCATGGAGGCGCTCAGGGATAAGCGCGTGGTGTTCATCTTCGACGAGTGCCACCGTTCGCAGTTTGGCGATACGCACAAGAATATCGTCAACTATTTCACCAAGGCGCAACTCTTCGGATTTACCGGCACGCCGATTTTTGCCGAGAATGCCACCTTCAACAAACATGGCAAGCGCACCACCAAGAGCCTGTTTGAAAAATGTCTGCACAAGTATGTCATCACCGATGCCATCAGGGACGAAAACGTCCTCAAGTTTTCGGTGGAATACTGGGGCAAGCTCAAACGCAGGGACGGCACCCTGATAGACGAGCAGGTCGCGTCCATCGACAAAAAAGCGTTTTTCGAAAACGAAGCACGACTGACCGGGGTTGTCGACTGGATCATCGCCCATCACAATCGTAAAACCCACAACCGCCGCTTCTCGGCCATCATGTGCGCAGGCAATGTCGCGACGCTGACCAGGTATTACGATATCTTCAAACGCAAGAAACAGGCCGGCGAGCACGACCTGCGGGTGGTCAGTGTGTTCACTTTTGACCCCAACGAGGAAGATCAGGACGCCAACGGCCTGATCGGCGAGCCCGATTTCGATATCCGCGTCGATGCCCCGGAGAGCAGACACAGCCGCGAAAAGCTGGAAGAGTATGTGGCCGATTACAATGCCCTGTACCGCACGCAGCATTCGGTCAGGGACAGCAAGGCGTTCTATACCTATTACAAGGATATCGCCAAGCGTTTCAAGGAGCGGGAGAAAGAAAGCTTCAAGGACAAGGACCGGGCCGACATTCTGCTGGTGGTCAACATGTTTCTCACCGGCTTCGACGCCAAGAAGATCAACACCCTCTACGTGGACAAGAACCTGAAATATCACGGTCTGATCCAGGCGTATTCCCGCACCAACCGTATCCTCGGCGAGCTTAAATCGCAGGGAAACATCGTCTGCTTCCGCAATCTCAAAGAGAACACCGACGAGGCGATCCGACTTTTCTGCGATACCGAGGCCAGCGAAGATGTCCTGATGGAGCCTTACGAAGTGTATATGGAGCGCTTCAATCAGGGCGTTCGGCACCTGTTGGAGATCGCCGCAACGCCCGATGCGGTCAATGGGCTGTTTACCGAGGAGGAACAGCTGGCCTATGTCAAAGCGTTCCGTCAGTTGATCGTGACCCTGAACAAGCTCAAACCCTTTAACGATTTCAGCTGGAGCGACCTGGAGCTGACCGAACAGAGATTCGAGGACTACAAGAGCAAGTATCTCGATATTTACGATCGGACCCATGCCTGGCAGGAGGGCGCGTCCATCATCGAGGAGATCGACTTTCAGCTCGAACTGATCCGGCGCGACGAAGTGAACGTCGGCTATATCGTCAAGCTGCTGAGCGACATTCAATACCGCAAGCAGCAGACCGGTTCGGCACAACCCGGCGCCGACTCCGTGCGGACGGTGTTGGAAATGCTGGGTCGAGAGGCGCAACTGCGGAGCAAGCGGGAGTTGATCGAGCGCTTCATTGCCGAATACATGCCGCAACTCACGGCCGACCAGGACCTGGAGGAAATGTTCACCGGCTATTGGAATCGGGAAAAGCGCGTGGCGGTTAATGATCTTTGCCGACGGGAAAGATTGGATAAAGAAGCGGTTTATCGCATGATGGATGAATATCATTTTTCCGGCAAAGACCCTTTGCGCGAAACCGTGTTCTCGGCCCTGGAGTACAAGCCCAAACTGATGGAAAGGAAAAAGGTCTACTCGCGGGTGTTGGGAGAGATGCAAGGCATTATTCAACGCTTTGACGAAGGGACCGGTTCGCTCGAAGTGCATGAGGAGAGTGCGGCTTACAATTCGCGGCCGATCCACGAGGTGGCGCACCGGATAGGCGACAAGGAACTTTTCTTCAGCGATGAGATAAACAGCAACCGCAATGTCACGGAACTCGTTCGCTTCGGATTGACGGTGGATCGTCCCTATCGCGAACGGCTGGAGAGTTTGTCCGCATATCCCCTTGCCGGAGAACTTCTGGCGCGTGGCATCGTCAGCGACACCATTCTGACGGAATACTTCGGTTTAACCGCGGAATTTGAGACGGTTTTAAAAGCATACGATTTTCACTTTAGCGAAGCGGAAAATTTCAGGGACGGCAGTGTTTTCTGGTCGCTTACCGAGGCGAGAGAGGGGAGCACCGTTCTTGAGTTTGCCCTGAATGCGTATGGATATACTCTCGTCATCGGCGGTCCCGTTCTTGCGTTTCTTGCACTATATGGTTCCGCATCCGCGGGGCTCGAGACGTTGCAGGAGCATATTCGACAGCGCTTTGGAAAGAGTGGCGAACAAAATGAACCTTCGGTGATTATCAACAAGGATCTGGAGGCGGAGTTTAGAAAAATCAAAGAGGAACGAAATCGTTCTGTTCAGAAGACCAATAAGCACTGA
- a CDS encoding nucleotidyltransferase substrate binding protein codes for MTEDIRWIQRLHNWNRALAQLTRFMEKEELNELEEQGLIQSFEYNHELAWKTQKDFLEDQGYTELYGSKNVARKAFEVGLVEDGEVWLEMIESRNASSHTYNEEVTKKIVTAIVDAYFESFCKLNAKLNQLSEKGL; via the coding sequence ATGACAGAAGACATCCGCTGGATTCAGCGTCTGCACAACTGGAACCGTGCCCTGGCGCAGCTGACCAGGTTCATGGAGAAGGAAGAGCTGAATGAACTGGAGGAACAGGGTCTGATTCAGTCCTTTGAATACAACCATGAACTTGCCTGGAAAACCCAGAAGGATTTCCTGGAGGATCAGGGCTACACCGAGCTGTATGGTTCGAAGAACGTGGCAAGAAAAGCCTTTGAAGTCGGTCTGGTCGAAGACGGCGAGGTCTGGCTGGAGATGATCGAAAGCCGCAACGCCAGCTCGCACACCTATAACGAAGAGGTGACCAAAAAAATCGTTACGGCCATTGTCGATGCCTATTTCGAAAGTTTTTGCAAACTGAACGCCAAGCTCAATCAACTGTCTGAAAAAGGCCTATGA